One window from the genome of Antechinus flavipes isolate AdamAnt ecotype Samford, QLD, Australia chromosome X, AdamAnt_v2, whole genome shotgun sequence encodes:
- the LOC127542632 gene encoding 60S ribosomal protein L10-like: protein MGRRPARCYRYCKNKPYPKSRFCRGVPDAKIRIFDLGRKKAKVDEFPLCGHMVSDEYEQLSSEALEAARICANKYMVKSCGKDGFHIRVRLHPFHVIRINKMLSCAGADRLQTGMRGAFGKPQGTVARVHIGQVIMSIRTKIQNKEHVIEALRRAKFKFPGRQKIHISKKWGFTKFNADEFEDMVAEKRLIPDGCGVKYIPSRGPLDKWRAFHSS, encoded by the exons ATGGGCCGCCGCCCTGCGCGTTG CTACAGATACTGTAAGAACAAACCATATCCAAAATCACGTTTCTGTAGAGGTGTTCCTG atgcaaaGATACGGATTTTTGACTTAGGTCGAAAAAAGGCAAAAGTAGATGAGTTTCCACTCTGTGGTCATATGGTGTCTGATGAATATGAACAACTGTCCTCTGAAG CTTTGGAGGCTGCACGGATCTGTGCCAACAAATACATGGTGAAGAGTTGTGGCAAAGATGGTTTCCATATCCGTGTTCGGCTGCACCCTTTCCATGTTATTCGAATCAACAAAATGTTATCTTGTGCTGGTGCTGATAG ACTTCAAACAGGGATGCGAGGTGCTTTTGGGAAACCCCAGGGTACTGTTGCTCGAGTTCATATAGGACAGGTGATCATGTCTATTCGCACCAAGATCCAGAACAAGGAGCATGTGATTGAGGCTTTGCGCAGGGCCAAGTTTAAGTTTCCAGGACGCCAGAAG ATCCACATCTCCAAGAAGTGGGGCTTTACAAAATTTAATGCAGATGAATTTGAAGACATGGTAGCTGAGAAACGTCTCATTCCTGATGGCTGTGGCGTCAAATACATTCCCAGCCGTGGTCCACTGGACAAGTGGCGTGCATTCCACTCATCTTAA